ACGATGAGGCGTCGCCCTAACGACGCCCACGTCGGCCTGGGTTCTGGAGGAAGGGGCAGCAGGCGTCTCAGGAAGTCGCGTCAGATCCCCGAGCCGtgcttttctcccccctccctcagcacGCTCGCGTCCACGGCCCTTTTCCTGCAGATAAACATAGAAATAACGTGGCTAAGAATAGCCAGCCTTTACACGACATTTCAACGGCAGttgattcttattttttttttttgctgggatgtgaaaaatgtcaaatgaagtggaaaaaaaaaacatgtaccagatggaagtaaaacaacttttttttaaagtaattagGCTCCTTAAAGTCTGCCTGCAATAACTAATAGTCAGTTTCCTTTTGTTCCTCTGCAGCCATGTCCATCTTCATGCTCCTGATATTTGAGGTGGAGACGGGCGTGGCGAGCGCCTGCGTGCTCTCCTCGGGGATCTTGGTCTTACTGGTCGTTGTGATCCACACGCTGGTCAAAGCGTCTCGCGGGGCGAAGCGCCtcggcggcggcgccggcgaCCGCCTCGGCGCGCTCTTCCACAACGACCCGCCCGCCCCCCGGCACCGCGAGCTCAAGGTCGGCGTGGACAAGCCGCGGATGGCGCGCAGCCAGTcccgcctccagcagcagatgtCCTACCCGCCGGGTGGCGACCCGAGGCCGCCGCAGTACCAGCCGCCGCAGTAcccggcccccgggggcccccgGGGCCACGCCGGCGACGCGGACGGCTACAGCAGCGGCGGCTCCCGGATGCACAGGACGCTGTCCACCGAATCCGGTCTGCTGCAGGCCCAGGCTCAGCCCTGGAACGGGGTCAACAACGAGATGAGGAGCGTCCTCGCGCGCAAGTCTGGGATTTCCGCGAAAGACTCGACGCTGGTTTGACgcaaggtgggggggaggggaggggagctcGCAGTGAGAGGCGCCGCTGACCTTTAGGCATCGAACGCGAGGGGGACCGCTCGCACGGTTGCCCGTTTAAGACAGACGTTTAAGACCCCCTTTTGTGGCTTTTTACTCGATGTGTTCATCCCAAATCATCACAGACGCCATCGTCAGACTCTCTCGCCTCGCCTTCGCGATTTCTACTGTTCGGATTGTAAAGCatttgttgaagaaaaaaacaaaaaaacttgtgCTCCGTAGTGTTTTGGTGAATGAGCTTGATTTTAAACTCGCCGGTGTGTTGCCCGAGTGTCAATCTGTAAAATGTatagctctgaattgtaataatgcGAATACTTTATTCTGCGGTCTATGCTGGCTTTTCGCCAAAAGTTTGTGCACaatgtgcagatgtgtgttaTCATGTTTCGTTCAATAGTTCATATCAACCAGttaatacattttagaaaatacaattcagttgttttttttaagacctAAAAGTGTTTACGACAAACTTACCTTCATAGTCATTTAAATGCAtgtttcaatcatttctgtAAAAGAGAATATATAATACAGGCCTAAATTTGATTAGATCATGTCTGGAGGAAATACTAACCTTGGACACCTCGGTCCAGAGGTCATGAGGAAGTGGAAGGTGCGTGTGGAACAGAGACAAGGGGACTGGGAGAGGGTGTCACATCATGTAAGCTTCATGCGGGTGTCAGTgggggaaataaaaagaaagcacAGACAGAACTGAAAACATGAAGCTCCCATAACTACAAAAGAATAAATATCTTTGCAGCTGTTGGGCTCTTGTAGTGGATTAAACTTaaagcaaaaaatgttttttttaaatattaaagtgatacaaaatgattaaagtattaaataaaaacatgaacaaaatgtTTGACGTGCCGTAAAGAATGAATAACAACCACGACCGAGTCACATTCGACTCGCACTTTAAGTCAACTATCCAAAGAGATTTGGGGAATGCGATGGATACCGGCCACCACAGTACATCCAAATCTACCCCCGACCCTTTGGACCGGGTCCCACTCATGTTCACTGGTGCCTCCTACCTGCGTCCTTGAGAGTTGCTAATCTGCTCCTTTATACCGATGGCTTGACGTAGGAGGCTGTCGATATTTTTGAAGTACAAGCTGCTGTTTGTCATGCTCTTCACggcactgcaaaaaaaaagaaaaaaaaaagctgttacCATTTTGTTCTGAGTTCACAGCAGATAAGCAGACCTCACCTCACCTGCATGCGTACTCCACAGAGTAGATGGCTCCTTGACTCTGCTCCTCCCAGCTCTGCATGTCCGTCTGTGTGAGAAAaatcaaagtaaaaataatacgGTAATAATAAAACTATCAAATATCCAAGAGAAAACAATCAAATTCGGGATAAACAACCAAATGTCAGGCTGTTGGATTTGTTTATGCTTATGCATTATCTTACCCAAGGGGTTTTTATGGAAGCCCGTTTcggccacaaaaaaagaagggttagaaattttatttaaaattctgacttaaaaagaaatgatggcataagatatgcgcatgcgcctCGCGGCTGGTTGATGACGTCACTACGGTCGTACAGAGCTGTCGTTCGTGTTTTAACAACGCCTCGCTGGGAAATCTGAATATCTTGCCCACTTGAACGAACTGTAAACGTTTGTAATTTTGACTTTTTACGTCATTATTTCGATTTTAACCCTTTTTGTGTGGAGTAAATGGGCTTCCATTGCTTTTGGAGCAGAATAAAAAGGTTAAAAGAAGTTGAGGGGAGCGATGTTATGGATAAATAAAgatgatgggaaacacaagaaacaaatgCATATGTGATCGAGTCTTTTTCTCCTGATACCTTGTGTTGCACCAGCTCAGGCAGCGACCTTCTGACGTGCTCCTGCAGCCTGTAGAGAGCCACCGACGGCTCGTTAGCCAGCACGTACATGCTCTCCGTGAACTTGTCGCTCACTGTGTGTTCAAATGACGTGCAGACAAATGCAGAGAATACACGAGCCGTGTTAGAGAGAAGACACAACACGCACAACGTCCGGCATCGCGGGGACAACAACGATGTCAACCCTTACTGGCGTTGCTTAGCGTTAGCTCAGCGGCTAGTGTGCGCTAACAGCTGCTAGCTAAACTGCGGCGCTGCAAGGCAACAATGAGGTAAGTTAATTATTTGCGTTTCACCTCGTCTCACTTTCAGCTGCATCTCCTGGTCCTCCATCATGCCGGCGGGTTGTGTCGGTCAGAAATGACCCCAAACAACCACACAATGCCGCTTGTGTCAGCTGATTCTCGCTTCTTCCgtatttttttgttatgtgTCACACGGATAATCGTCCGGAGGGAAATATCGACCATGATAAATAAGTTCCTCCTCGCAAATTGTCCGAAACGCCGTTGTACGCCACACATagttgaaataaaatatattttattctattaaaacgttaaATTAATTGTATGGCTAATTAACTGACCGATACTTGACGTTGGTGCATCTCGACACACTTCCTCTGCAACTCGAAACAATTTACTTTCAGTTTTCCCAAAAGGAACTTGGCGCAAATCGGAGTGCGTGTTGTTGGATGTGGTGAGTGGGCGATGCTATCGTGTTTTAAACTCATATCTTGCCACTTTTCCCTCGATGGTGGGGGGGCACATACGGGGCCATTCGGCAGTGCGAAGTTTGGTTTGTGTTTCGCAGTGATCATGGAAGCCCGAGGCGATGAAGAGGTTGGAGACGACATCCGGTCATCTAACGCTCGTGTTCGTCCCTCCGAGTCCAGGGATGAGCGGTCCACTGGTACCCCGTGCCTTATATAAATAAGTAACAAAAGctatcttttaataaacgtttCCTTTCCGCGTAACGACCCGATGTTTGGTGTCCTCTCGGCGCAGAGTCTCCGGAACACGTGGATGTGGATGAAGAGGGTTCGTTCGTCCACTCCACGACTCTGACCAACAAGCAGCGTGGGAACGAGGTCACGGTGCGCCCCGCCACGTTAGACTGTAAGTCCTGCTTTAGTGGTCTGTCCACTTTGGTTAACCTTGAGCTACTTAACAGAGGTAGTTCAAACTACTTTGCCAAAGAAAAAGTAACATTCCACTAACACCATTATGTCGCAatagaatttttaaaaaaagcaacacatgcCAGGCACTTGAGGTTAATTAAGTTTGATAAAATGGTTCTGCTTGTCTAATTCGCCAAGTTTTGTGAAATACTGGGACACAAAGGTGGAAGGTTAAGTGTCTGGAGATGACTTCCTGACATACGCATTGAAATAAAAGGAGGGTTCGGATGTTGAAgaccaagaaaataaaaataaacacattttcacaataCATATGACTGTTAAAATACCAGCAAGCTACTGCTTAATGCTATTTATGTTGTTCCCTAACATCAGTATTTCTTCTATATTGAGCCTATGAAATTATCAaagcctttcctcccccccccatcagctctGTCCATCCACCAGTTGGCGGCTCAAGGCGACGTTTCACAAGTGGCTGCACACCTGACTAGAGGTGAGAAATGTCACTCAGCAGTTGTAACCGAGCGCCAACCTCAGGCATGAAATCAAAGGAAACGCTCCCAGTGACTGCGCCGTGAcgccgtttcccccccccctttgcagaCAGTTCGCTGCTGAGCCAACAGGACGAGCGCGGCTTCACGCCGCTCATGTGGGCCGCGGCCTTCGGAGAGAAAGCGGCGCTGGATTTTCTCCTGGAAAAGGTTCGACGCAAGCGACTACCGTCAAGGAAAGACGTGTcaaaatgctctctctctctctctgatgtttAGTGGGAgttaattcttatttttttatttcttcaaggGGGCGGACCCCAAAACAATTgcgagggagcgagagagcgCCCTGACGCTGGCCAGCTCCGGAGGTTACGTGGATATTGTCGAGTCTCTTCTCAGACACGGAGTGGACATTGACACCTATGACTGGGTACACTCACTATCTTTACATCCACCGGATGAATACGCTACAGTGaacccacacacattcactgcTGTATTACTACAATGtgatctttattttgtttttttccctcagaaCGGTGGAACGCCTCTCCTTTACGCCGTCCGAGGGAACCACATCAAATGTGTAGAGGCCCTGTTAGGTATATTTTGCGAGTCAATGTCATAAAGTCCAGATTAATTATGTCTTTAACGGTTTTTAATTCCTGTCCTCTCTTTAAGCCAAAGGGGCAGACATGACCATTGAGTCGGATTCTGGGTACAGCCCGATGGCCTTGGCTGTTGCCCTCGGACACAAAAAGAGTAAGAATCATCTTTTTATACAATGCTTAATAGTTTTTACTCATCGTAAAAGGTTACTGCTGAATCCACATGttcatttcttttgtgttcctAGTTCAGAAAGTGCTGGAGGACCACATCCTGAAACTGTACAAGGCACCAACGTGACACTAGCTGAAAGGCGGAGgtaggggggtgggtgggggggcagtAGGATCTACAACCAGGCAACAGGACCCCAGCCCCAATAACAATGCATTGTAatacacatacatgcatacCGTATGCAGACACTGAACCTGGGGAAACCTTTCCATTTGTATGCTTTCCATTCTTTGTATTACTATGTACTGAAAAATTTTAAGGACCAAAACACAATATTGTGCAGCAGTTTTTATTTGGCTGAAAGACAAAGTTTTAATAAAAACTTATTTTTATACTCCGTGTTCCTCTGGAATGGCACTTTAACTCAACAGGCACAATCTACGCACGGGGAGCATGACTTCACCTTCTCTTAATCACTGCGGAGTGAGATGTTGGGGCCGATCCCCGAGAGCGACCAATACCAAAAAAGGCCACATTCGCATCAGCTGCTGTAGGTGGCGGCACAGACGACAAGTTTCCCCCCCAAGTGCCACCACACCGTGGAGCATCCTGTACTTCGCTCAGGagtcacttcctctctctcacgagaaaaggaaaaagaaaatggtcaTGAGGTTTTTTCTCCCAGGACTTCCAAGGAATAAACTATAACCCTTCCAAAAAAGTCGGCACTATTctcaaactttatttttactttgtcCACTGCAGGGGCCTCCTTTATGGGAAAGCTGTGGGTGTGGAGTTAAGAACACGATAACCATGGCGATGATGATAAGCACGAGCAGGAAAAATATTGTCCGAGGTTTATTCTGAACCATCTAGAGCTGTGACGCTGCGTTTCTAGAGTGACAGGTACAGCCTGAGCTGCTGGAGTAACCCCGGGGAAGGAGTAAATACAGAgttcttttgaaatgtaatcCTGTCACATGATCAGCGGTTGTAAAATACGACCAATGCAGTTGATTAAAGGGTTTAGAATGAGCAGTTTCTATAGGATTTAGTGGAATCTAGTGGTGATCACCTGAACGGCATAAAGGCCGTCTGGTGATCAGGGATcatttaaagcaaacaaaaacactgatTCGCAATTTTAGATTATCAAACAGAATATGATATTTCTGCAAATAGATCCCTAAATAATGATGTTTTATAGAAACTTAGTATTTGGCAAGTGTTATTAATGAAATTCTGAACCGTAGGACCGAAGGATATCTGGAGAGAGTTGTTGTCCTCGGGATAAAAAGGGCTGATCTCTGAAAAGGGTCCATCTTTTGGGCAACCTGCGGGGAAGCACAAGTGGAGAATCATTCACCACATGGAACATGGCGTCCGTAACAGAACAGAGAACAGAGCGGGGGCGATGGGCAATCACGTCAGGAGACAAACCTGCGACACGAGGCTTACGGCAGGACGTCGTATTTACCGTCTAGTCTGCATGTTTTTGCCGAGAAGCCCCCCTGGAACTGGACCTTTATCTCAGACACCTTGACCGGTCGGGGGAACTGCAGAGACACCCACTGACTTTCACCCTGTCAAAGACACAAGTGCTGACGACTCAGCATTAAGAATATCTCCAAAGGATGACCAAATAAGTGTTAATCGGTCTTAGTGCATactaaaaaatgatttttgagCCTGCAGTGAATCATGcaatgcaggaaaaaaagctGATGCAAAATACTGAATCAACTTGTGGATGGTGTTGAAACATCTTGCAAGttaatttatcaaaataaaataaatgagtggACTCCTGTAGGAGTGTATACAACTACTGCATGCCGGTATCTTGTATATTTAACTGCAATTTATGCCAAATTTCGTAATGCCTACTTGATACAAGCACTCGAGGAGCGTACTGCGAGACTTTTACCTGGTCGGAGTTCCAGCACGTCTCTTCGTTGCGGTCGAACATGAATTTCTTCCCGTACTGCTTCACGTCTCTGTTCAGCACGGAGCTCACCCTGAAACgggcgagagagggagaccCGCTACCGTTAGCTTACATGTTGTTAGCGTCGTTAAGTGATCGATTATTGAGAGAAATACGATAGTTGAGTCCGCTAGACACGTCCTCAATGAATACGCATCGTTTATTTGTTTTACCTGCTCTGAGTTTCGCTGCAAATCAGTGAGGATGccatgtgtgttttcttaaatGACACATCGCCGTAAAGCAACGCGGCTATTTTCTTCCTGGTTTTACGACAGTCGGCGTCGACGGTTGGCTCGTGTTCTCTTCCCGCCACTAGATGGAGGTGACGCACCGTCCGAAGAGTTAAATGGCGGTTGTTTGCTCCACACACTGAAGGTAAAGTATTTCTATCTACATGAGCGGCCGGCCGCTCGGAATTAATATTTAAGAGCACTTAAAAACATCAGATGTAATTAGTCTCTGTCTCTGTAATCCGTGTGACCAGTGGTTTGGCCTGTAAAATGCCACGTAACGTGCTGTTCTCCTCCATGTTTTAGCCGTTAAGCCCTGATCTACAGGAGTCAAaggtcaccgggggggggcaTAATTCGATTGGGATGACAATAAGTGAGCTGATCAGCTTCAAGCAAACTTCAAGGGAAGCAAACATTATTACACAGGACAAATAACATTACCTCCTTAAATGTGTGTGAAGATAAAACTGTGAAGGATTCGGCTGATTCACAGCAGTTGGATAATCCCTTCAAAAAAGGTACAGAAAACACCTCTAAAAGCATATTCCCGTATCTCTCTTCATAAACCAGGGAAAGCAATAACACAGCCGActaagtgtgagtgtgtgtgtgtgtgtgtgtgtgtgtatgtgggcgTATTGCAGATAGAGAACTCTTGCTGAGGTTTTGTCACAGTGATTTGCAGGTAATCGATAGGTCTGAAATACAAAAGCGTGATGAAACCCAGCCTCCATGAAAATTGCGCAGGGGACCGTGGACGCCTGGATTGGACCCCTataaaccccacccccccaccatctCCCCTTCCACAATCAGCACCACACTCTCACCCACTTTGACTTTGTGAGCCTCGCGCCGATGTCACACAATGGTTCAGACTGCAGTGATGGATGTCATTGGGCTTTCTGTGGAGTTAAATCACAATCACCAGCTCACCCATCAATTGGCCGGGTGCCTCAGAGTCTGGCCCGCCGCCCTTTTGGACGCTGCGGCTGCCAAACCTCACCACGGAGGCGGCGCGGAGGTCCCAGGGCAGGTTTAACCCACGTGTGCTGCTAATGATGCCGAGGTGCGCCGCCACTCGGCGACCTTGATGCTAACATTATGGTCGACGGCTAAAACCGCGGCTAGCGCTCTAGTGAGCCAACGGGTGACGCAATGCATGAAGTACTACTAGAAATCCATCCATCACGTCATAACAACCTgaagctttgtcttgtgttttttggcTTTGAAATGTCCCGGGTCATCTGTGGATGAAACGTTTCtgtcctctctcactctctctgagCCTGTTACAGGATTATCTTCCCCTCTGCTGATGGTTCAGCTTAAAACCGTTCCATCGCCCCGcatttctccttttccttcaccGCGGCGGCTAATGTTGATCTGCCTTTGTCACCTCTGTTTCACGGACGGGGAGGGTGTGTCCCACGAGGCGTCGGATCAGCGGTTAGTCGACTTAACTTTGGGCTTAACCCCAGTCGCCTCTTGGTCCTCGCTGCGGCGACTCAGTGACTTGCGGGCAGTCCGGGTACAAAGGATGTAAAAGCctgagcccccccacccccccaacccccccattcTACCTCGAGAGAATGCCATTGCTACTTTAGAGATTTCTGTCAATTAGGACACACTGTTCTTGTTTTGATGAAATGAGTCTCCCTCACTCACTAAGAGCCTCTTCCAGATGACATAAGCTATTTGTTAATGATCCTCAAAAGGTTATGTAATTTACTTTGCACACACGTTCTAATGGCAACATATCCTTTTGATGGCTCTTCTggagaaaatgttttcacaacCTCAATGTGACCCGTAGATATTGATTCGCTGAAAAGTCTGCACAGTGTCTTTTTGAGTTGGTACCGGTTGTGCAGACTGCGCTCTCTGCATTTGACCCGCAGCAACCCTCTAATGCCCCGGCAACAGACTCAGGGTCGCCCTCGACAGATGTGTTGCTAATTTCTAAATCATAATAGCTCCGTCTTCTACTCGAGTGAAGTGCATGATTGTGAAGAAGGTACAGCGATTTCATCGCGATCTCTCgctagtgttttctttttattgctcACAGATACCTGAAGAGAAACTGTGTTCCTGAACggagaagatggagatgaaCATCTGAAATGGTCGCAGGGGGCGGGTTggcgtttttttaaataagcagaTGCTTCCGCATGGTAAAGGACTCACCGTGGTCTAATCCAGAGTTTATGAGCTGTGGGTACTTGTGCAGATTGTCTTAATGAGTTTGGTGATTAATGTCAGCGGAGGAACAGCGTACTGAGCCCATTTAAACTGTCCCCCTAGTTGGTGCACCGCACCAAAAAGTAGTTTAATTTAATTCTAGAGACGTCCGCCTTGGGCAAAAATCTACTTTTTTTCCAGGGCAAGCGGGGGAATGAGTTGGTGTGAAGCCATTAGGTGCGGTGACGCCGCCTCCAGGCTTAACAAAACAGATCTTTGACTCGTGAAGCTTCACTCGTTGGAAGTTTGTACCTGTTACATTTCTCATTTCGCTGTGGTTAATGATTTAACACTCGCTCAACCCGCCCGAGGCCTCTGGCGCCATCTTTTCCAAACAAGGCTGAGAGCGATTGGAAATTAGAACGACGCGATGGCGCTCAGCGCTCGTAAATCATTTCGTTCAGGGAGACCACGTTTGGCCTTCTTTGGGCTCCAGTTCATTTGAATAAAGCAGGACCCACCTGCGCTGGATGGCGGCCCGCCGCGCCGTTTTTCTGGCAGAGCTCTTTGCGGGTCGAAAGGGTTCTGGTTCGAGCAGGTTTTCTCTCGATGAAATCGCTGAAACGCAGAGCATGCTGGAGCCACGCGATCCGCCGGCCTCCGTCGGAGAAGCTCAGTCACGTGTTGGCCGGCCGCCGCTCTGCCTTGTGCGTTTCCTCTTTGGTTTCGTGTCGCTTCAGTGCACAGGCGGACCGGAGGGTGATGATGGAACCGCTGGGATCACTTGGCGTCGTGTCCAAAATGTTCTGCTGGTCCGGGGGCCTCCTCTCCGTCCTGAGGAGGCGGCGCAGCACTAACCCTCGTGCTCTGTATTCCAGCGGCGTTCGTGAGGCTGCGTGCTCGACCCCCGCGGCCCGTCCTCTTCGTCGCCTCGTCTCGTCTGAGCGACACGTCGCAGAttactccccccctccccgcccccaaGTTTTCTCAAGGTAAGACACGGTAGTGCATTCCATCACTAGAGATCAATCAACACCTTGTACACTGAttcaaacaggggggggggggggcgatgttaTTTTGAGTTCCTCACAAGTTAAGAGACCTCAGCAATGACGTACAGTTCAATTCTCTGAGCTAACGTACATGATTTTAATTATTCACCCGATTTTCGCCTAAAAGATTGATGTTAAGATTCTGTTTGACTTTTTCTTGCGATATATTTAATGTAGCAGAACAAGAATACGCTTGTACTGTCCATTATGTACAataacacacccacacaatgcattgttttaattatttatgttAGGACAGTTTTATAAATTTTACAGGGCTCGACAGGAACATCTGCCAGGTTGCCATTGGCAACCGTTTTTAATAATAATGCTCCATAGAGCAGATTAGAAATACATTTGATCATGTTTCACGTGCCGCAACTGCAACCCATCAGGTTTGAACTCTCTTTTCGAGATGCAACAAGAGgcaaaacaaaataagagtTTAATACTTTTTAGACAAAACATCACAGTTCCACATACACGCACAGAGGCAAGGTAAATTCCCTAAATGAATACCAAAGCCACTGATAAAGTTATTATACATTGAATCATAAATCATGGTACTTATTGCATCGCAGGATTCTTGGATAATAAAGACACAGTCTTAGTAACCGTTCATGTGTACGGGGGTTATGGATCTGCGACATATTAAGGCATGTTAAAAAGAGAAAGTGGCATAAATTACATCAACTCAGCCTCAAAGAGTGGCGTCCAAATGTCTGTAATGCATTTCAATAGCAAGCTTTTCCTTTTGCAATAATTTCACCACactaattacaaaatgaatgaaagattTCCTCCTGCTGAAGCATTTCCTCAAGCAGCAGGCAGTACGtcacacaaccacagggacagGTAAGTGAAGGATGGggacataaaaaaagacaatgctcGGAAAGAAGATTAGCTCGTGGAGCGAGGTCAGAGACACGCAACACGCGCCGCCAACATTGTTTCTAcaacaatagaaaaaaagacGGAACCTTCAATtaggagcacccccccccccctcattacgGCTGGTTGTTTCAGCCCGGGTGGGACAgacagctgcgacgcacacctGCTCGTTGTGTGCGCGAGTGtgtcgctgacgggggggggtgcgtcTTTCGGGTGGAGGGGGTGAGATGTCCCCGCTTCGCGTGTTTTGTGTGCGCACGTGTTCAGCCGCTGTCACATAGGCGGCCTCTTTAATCCGTGCAGACAGACCTGTAATTGGAGGCTgtattgatgggggggggggggggggggggggctgaaagatggagaaataatggaggtggagggtgggggaATGGGTGTTTTTCTGGGGtgattggggggggtgggggggtagaaTGTACAAGCACTGGCGGCAGAAGTCCTGGGGATCAGGGTCCCGTCGCCGAGGCAACAACATCATTGTCTGGGTCGATTCCCTCCATCTCGGCCTGGTCACCAACTCAATCTGGTCAAAGCCAATCGAGCGCCTCCCCGAATGAATGGGAGACGGCCCGGTTTCACTTTGAATACCCCCTCCCCCATAAtgtggtcctcttcctcctcctcctcctcctcctcctcccccgactACCCCCACCGCACGGGAGATGAACTCACCAGACAGGTGCCATACTGCTCGGAATGATAATTTACCTTTTTGGAAATCAGCCTCCGGCTCCATTGTGTTCCCTGAAATTGAGTTAGCCCATCAGCAGACACTCAGCAGCtccctcttgccccccccccgcctcccccccccttcaccctctctctctctctctccctctctctctctctctgtcagctcTGTCTTCAATGTTTAAGCTGGCCGAGGAGAGTGCTTCCATTTGAGCGTTGTTCACAAAGGGAGCGTATTTGAAATTGGAAGCGCATTGCATATTACGCAACCGTCATGGAGGTGTCGCTCATGAAGGTTTCTAATAAAAAGACCAGGGGCGGCCAAATGGTATCAGCGCAGTCCCATtgctcaggtgtgtgtgagaaacataAAAGGCACgatgggttggggggggctcCACTCCACTCCAACCTGGAAACCACTTGACCgctaaaaaaaatgcatgggAGCAATTCCTTTTGCCTGCAACAAACTACTCGTCCATCTATCAGGGCTCCCCCCAAAAAGCTGGCACCTCATTCGTGTTAAAATGACCTCTAGAAACAGGGGCCGGTCCTCTGGAAGCACAGTTTGTACACGGCTCAGCGGATTCCGCTGCTCCCACAGCCCCCCCGCGTGACTCCTGGTTTCCTCTGATGCCGtggaaagctgttttctcttgtattcccgcccacccccccccaccactttCTATCTTAATGAAATTAGAAGAGGATATATATGTAAGTGGTGAAAACAAAAGGGTTGCGCCCTGCCATCTTCAATGCGGGTGGAAAGGATCAATT
This is a stretch of genomic DNA from Pungitius pungitius chromosome 7, fPunPun2.1, whole genome shotgun sequence. It encodes these proteins:
- the borcs8 gene encoding BLOC-1-related complex subunit 8 isoform X2 gives rise to the protein MMEDQEMQLKVRRVSDKFTESMYVLANEPSVALYRLQEHVRRSLPELVQHKTDMQSWEEQSQGAIYSVEYACSAVKSMTNSSLYFKNIDSLLRQAIGIKEQISNSQGRRKRAVDASVLREGGEKHGSGI
- the tmem221 gene encoding transmembrane protein 221, encoding MTLKYSQRSLAVLSLLGILSAIMSVLSVILIFQLRSVQTGENESPPSTSSLIPAPIWAVLLPVSTVLCALSLTLHLSSVVVCLLHGYFSTEVCGGEDDAEREDWFLLDSRAVRHVAIGLFCLGVSVYLAAMSIFMLLIFEVETGVASACVLSSGILVLLVVVIHTLVKASRGAKRLGGGAGDRLGALFHNDPPAPRHRELKVGVDKPRMARSQSRLQQQMSYPPGGDPRPPQYQPPQYPAPGGPRGHAGDADGYSSGGSRMHRTLSTESGLLQAQAQPWNGVNNEMRSVLARKSGISAKDSTLV
- the borcs8 gene encoding BLOC-1-related complex subunit 8 isoform X1 — translated: MMEDQEMQLKVRRVSDKFTESMYVLANEPSVALYRLQEHVRRSLPELVQHKTDMQSWEEQSQGAIYSVEYACSAVKSMTNSSLYFKNIDSLLRQAIGIKEQISNSQGRSLHDVTPSPSPLVSVPHAPSTSS
- the rfxank gene encoding DNA-binding protein RFXANK, coding for MEARGDEEVGDDIRSSNARVRPSESRDERSTESPEHVDVDEEGSFVHSTTLTNKQRGNEVTVRPATLDSLSIHQLAAQGDVSQVAAHLTRDSSLLSQQDERGFTPLMWAAAFGEKAALDFLLEKGADPKTIARERESALTLASSGGYVDIVESLLRHGVDIDTYDWNGGTPLLYAVRGNHIKCVEALLAKGADMTIESDSGYSPMALAVALGHKKIQKVLEDHILKLYKAPT
- the nr2c2ap gene encoding nuclear receptor 2C2-associated protein; translation: MASSLICSETQSRVSSVLNRDVKQYGKKFMFDRNEETCWNSDQGESQWVSLQFPRPVKVSEIKVQFQGGFSAKTCRLDGCPKDGPFSEISPFYPEDNNSLQSFPIKEAPAVDKVKIKFENSADFFGRVIVYSLEVLGEKTS